In Synergistaceae bacterium, one DNA window encodes the following:
- a CDS encoding flagellin, translating into MVINHNIPAMQSLNAITSTNSMLQKSIQKLSTGLRINSAADDAAGLAISEKMRAQTRGLDRATANAQDGISMIQTAEGALNETHSILQRMRELAVQAANDTLTQQDRSYIQEEIDQLRQEVTRIGNTTQFNKKKLLDGSAATLWSSDKLTTKAIVNGGLRVIDQFGQKRAAEGNYKIQITADPGDAEIQKTDIFRIKHPDVVTFSTNNASIFTSGKTAGLASGEYTVAVATPATPGNAKTTIASSFGGTAGAGLNLANLIKTDAALTTNNSSLLFEVESASSSSVTIKISGTMMDKDGVVTDVTDTVTLTPTPAADVPTNIAGLGLSFDRTLLTTANLAAFTAGEKAVVNTTATSTAADFEVTATMANPGGAPISIGGTFVLGANPTEKSIPFEQISMDATGKVTRGTITLNLGSAPLLNGTTATLKVKGVGDLSDSSTRLWDIEKFWDAQGRFLVNDPQKITITQGDGKTTSITLYKNDTMGSVAQKLNDAISRSELNGGLGQGKYVTGAGANTFASFVETPTANTSEAVQGTILIRTALTGDAGKLSFAGDEDLLNALSLSVVQEAKETDFTVTATDAHSGKIVVDKAKVTGNRLIGQLHPNVDVEFDATADVVATWNNSTKKFDFTSASAASGADPYTTFLHLADNTTVFQIGANEGEDMGIDVGDMRSDALGLNKVLVTNRTSAARSITVIDNALDKVSTQRAKLGAYQNRLEHTINNLTTASENLTAAESRIRDTDMAKEMVNFTKLQIMLQAGNSMLSQANQLPQNILSLLR; encoded by the coding sequence ATTTCCGAAAAAATGCGGGCTCAGACCCGGGGGCTGGATCGCGCCACCGCCAACGCGCAGGACGGCATTTCCATGATTCAGACCGCTGAGGGCGCTCTCAACGAGACCCACAGCATTCTTCAGCGTATGCGCGAGCTGGCCGTTCAGGCCGCCAACGACACTCTGACTCAGCAGGACCGCTCTTACATCCAGGAGGAAATCGACCAGCTTCGTCAGGAAGTCACTCGCATCGGCAATACCACCCAGTTCAACAAAAAGAAACTGCTGGACGGGTCCGCCGCCACTCTGTGGTCCTCTGACAAGCTGACCACGAAAGCCATAGTCAACGGCGGTCTTCGGGTCATCGACCAGTTCGGACAGAAACGGGCCGCCGAGGGCAACTACAAGATTCAAATCACCGCCGACCCCGGCGACGCCGAGATCCAGAAAACGGACATCTTCCGAATCAAGCATCCCGATGTCGTCACTTTTTCCACCAACAACGCCAGCATTTTCACCTCCGGAAAGACGGCCGGACTGGCATCGGGAGAGTACACCGTCGCAGTCGCGACACCCGCAACCCCGGGTAACGCGAAGACGACCATAGCTTCGTCGTTTGGAGGTACAGCCGGCGCGGGACTTAACCTTGCAAACCTCATAAAGACAGATGCGGCGCTGACCACGAACAACTCCAGTCTGCTGTTCGAAGTGGAGTCCGCTTCCAGTTCCAGCGTCACCATCAAAATCTCCGGAACCATGATGGACAAAGACGGAGTCGTCACGGACGTCACCGATACCGTCACTCTCACGCCAACTCCCGCCGCCGATGTCCCGACGAACATCGCAGGTTTGGGGCTCTCTTTTGACAGGACTTTGTTAACCACCGCCAATCTCGCCGCTTTCACGGCCGGGGAAAAAGCTGTCGTCAACACGACCGCCACATCCACGGCGGCCGACTTCGAGGTAACGGCCACCATGGCAAACCCGGGCGGTGCCCCGATCTCGATTGGAGGCACGTTCGTCCTTGGCGCGAATCCCACTGAGAAATCTATACCCTTTGAGCAAATTTCCATGGACGCAACCGGCAAGGTCACCCGAGGCACCATAACTCTCAACCTCGGATCCGCCCCTCTGCTGAATGGAACGACAGCCACCCTCAAGGTAAAGGGCGTCGGAGACCTGTCTGATTCGAGCACCCGCCTCTGGGACATCGAAAAATTCTGGGACGCCCAGGGTCGCTTCCTGGTCAACGACCCTCAGAAGATCACCATCACCCAGGGCGACGGGAAAACCACCAGCATCACCCTCTACAAGAACGACACCATGGGCAGCGTGGCCCAGAAGCTCAACGACGCCATCAGCCGTTCCGAGCTGAACGGCGGTCTTGGGCAGGGCAAATACGTCACCGGCGCCGGCGCGAACACCTTTGCCTCCTTCGTGGAGACACCCACGGCCAATACCTCCGAGGCCGTGCAGGGTACCATTCTGATCCGTACGGCCCTGACCGGCGATGCCGGAAAGCTCTCCTTCGCCGGAGATGAGGACCTGCTCAACGCCCTTTCTCTCAGCGTGGTGCAGGAAGCAAAGGAAACGGACTTCACCGTTACCGCCACCGATGCTCACTCCGGGAAAATCGTCGTGGACAAGGCGAAGGTCACCGGCAATCGCCTCATCGGTCAACTGCACCCCAACGTGGACGTGGAGTTTGACGCCACCGCCGACGTCGTGGCCACCTGGAACAACAGTACGAAAAAATTCGACTTCACTTCCGCCTCCGCTGCTTCCGGTGCGGATCCCTACACCACGTTCCTGCACCTTGCGGACAACACCACGGTGTTCCAGATAGGCGCCAACGAAGGTGAAGACATGGGTATCGACGTGGGCGACATGCGCTCCGACGCTCTGGGCCTGAACAAGGTTCTGGTCACCAACCGGACCTCGGCGGCCCGCTCCATCACCGTCATCGACAACGCGCTGGACAAGGTTTCCACTCAGAGAGCGAAGCTGGGCGCTTACCAGAACCGCCTTGAGCACACCATCAACAACCTGACCACCGCCAGCGAGAATCTGACCGCCGCTGAGAGCCGCATCCGTGACACGGACATGGCAAAGGAAATGGTGAACTTCACCAAACTGCAGATCATGCTCCAGGCGGGAAACAGCATGTTGAGCCAGGCGAACCAGCTTCCTCAGAACATTCTGAGCCTGCTGAGATAA